From Dehalococcoidales bacterium, a single genomic window includes:
- the groL gene encoding chaperonin GroEL (60 kDa chaperone family; promotes refolding of misfolded polypeptides especially under stressful conditions; forms two stacked rings of heptamers to form a barrel-shaped 14mer; ends can be capped by GroES; misfolded proteins enter the barrel where they are refolded when GroES binds), with the protein MAKQIIFGEDVRHALKKGIDALADAVKVTLGPKGHCVALDKKWGAPSVIDDGVTIAKDIELPDAFENMGAQLVKEAASKTNDACGDGTTTSTILAHAIVTGGFKNIAAGAESQGLKRGIQKATAAIVEQLKKSSTEIKDKAQIAQVGTITAKDKEIGELLAEVMEKVGKDGVITVEESKGTKYEIEYVEGMQFDRGYVSAYFVTNAERMEAVIEDPYILITDKKISAVADILPALEKILQVSKNLLIVAEDIDGEALATLVVNKLRGTINVLGVKAPGFGDRRKAMLEDMAILTGGKVISEEVGRKLDSVTVEDLGRARRVTSDKDNTTIVEGKGSEEEIKGRIKQIKAQIEETTSDFDREKLQERQAKLVGGVAVIKVGASTEVELKEKKHRVEDALSATRAAVEEGILPGGGVGLLNALPALDKLQLVGDELTGVDVVRKAVTEPLRWIASNAGKDGSVIIENVKKAKKGMGYDAENDEYVDMVAKGIIDPTKVVRTGLENAASIAVMVLVTEALVADIPEKDKSPAGGGAPGMGGMGDYGM; encoded by the coding sequence ATGGCCAAACAAATTATTTTCGGTGAAGATGTCAGACACGCCCTGAAGAAGGGCATCGATGCTCTGGCGGACGCGGTTAAAGTTACCCTGGGCCCCAAGGGCCACTGCGTGGCGCTGGACAAAAAATGGGGAGCCCCCTCGGTAATCGATGACGGCGTAACCATCGCCAAGGATATCGAGCTCCCGGACGCTTTTGAAAACATGGGCGCCCAGCTGGTCAAAGAAGCGGCCAGCAAGACCAATGACGCCTGCGGCGACGGCACCACCACTTCCACCATCCTGGCCCACGCCATCGTTACCGGCGGTTTCAAGAATATCGCCGCCGGGGCGGAATCCCAGGGGCTGAAGCGGGGCATCCAGAAAGCCACCGCCGCCATCGTCGAGCAGCTCAAGAAGTCCTCGACGGAAATTAAAGACAAGGCGCAGATTGCGCAGGTCGGCACCATTACCGCCAAGGACAAGGAAATCGGCGAGCTTTTGGCCGAGGTAATGGAGAAGGTCGGCAAGGACGGCGTTATCACCGTCGAAGAGTCCAAGGGCACCAAGTATGAAATCGAATACGTCGAGGGTATGCAGTTCGACCGCGGCTACGTCAGCGCTTACTTCGTCACCAACGCCGAGCGCATGGAAGCGGTCATCGAAGACCCCTATATCCTGATTACGGATAAGAAAATTTCGGCCGTGGCCGATATTTTACCCGCCCTGGAGAAAATCCTCCAGGTTTCCAAGAACCTGCTTATCGTCGCCGAGGACATCGACGGCGAAGCGCTGGCCACGCTGGTGGTCAACAAGCTGCGCGGCACGATTAACGTGCTCGGCGTGAAAGCCCCCGGCTTCGGCGACCGCCGCAAGGCGATGCTGGAAGACATGGCTATCCTCACCGGCGGCAAGGTTATCTCGGAAGAGGTCGGCCGCAAGCTGGATTCCGTTACCGTGGAAGACCTGGGCCGCGCCCGCCGCGTGACCTCCGATAAAGACAATACCACCATCGTGGAAGGCAAAGGCTCCGAGGAAGAAATCAAGGGCAGAATCAAGCAGATTAAAGCCCAGATTGAAGAGACCACCTCCGATTTCGACCGCGAGAAGCTGCAGGAACGCCAGGCCAAGCTGGTGGGCGGCGTCGCCGTTATCAAGGTCGGCGCTTCCACCGAGGTAGAGCTCAAGGAAAAGAAGCACCGCGTCGAGGACGCGCTTTCCGCCACCCGCGCTGCGGTTGAAGAGGGCATCCTGCCCGGCGGCGGCGTCGGTCTTTTGAACGCCCTGCCTGCGCTGGACAAGCTCCAGTTGGTAGGTGATGAGCTTACCGGCGTGGATGTCGTCCGCAAGGCCGTGACCGAGCCCCTGCGCTGGATTGCCTCCAATGCCGGCAAAGACGGCTCCGTCATCATCGAAAACGTGAAAAAGGCCAAGAAGGGCATGGGCTACGATGCCGAGAACGATGAGTACGTGGACATGGTAGCCAAGGGCATCATCGACCCCACCAAGGTTGTCCGCACCGGACTGGAGAACGCCGCCAGCATCGCTGTCATGGTGCTGGTCACCGAGGCGCTGGTGGCCGATATCCCGGAGAAAGACAAGTCCCCCGCAGGTGGCGGCGCCCCCGGCATGGGCGGCATGGGCGACTACGGGATGTAG
- the groES gene encoding co-chaperone GroES — protein sequence MAVKLQPLADRVLVKPIEKEEKTKSGIYLPDTAKEKPQEGEVMAVGPGKMADDGKRIPMDLKVGDRVIYAKYGGTEIKVDDEELMILRESDILAKKAK from the coding sequence ATGGCAGTTAAATTGCAGCCGCTGGCGGATCGTGTCCTGGTAAAACCCATAGAGAAGGAAGAAAAAACCAAATCCGGGATATATTTGCCGGACACAGCCAAGGAAAAACCCCAGGAGGGAGAGGTAATGGCGGTGGGCCCGGGCAAAATGGCCGATGACGGCAAACGGATTCCCATGGACCTCAAGGTTGGCGACCGGGTTATTTACGCCAAGTACGGGGGCACGGAAATCAAAGTTGACGATGAAGAGCTCATGATTCTCCGCGAGAGCGATATTCTGGCGAAGAAAGCCAAATAA